In Setaria viridis chromosome 5, Setaria_viridis_v4.0, whole genome shotgun sequence, the genomic stretch ccggccaccgccggatccggccccgAGGGGCCACCACGCCCCccgcccaccatggcctccaccggatccggcctcgaggggcggcgcagcggaggggagggaggggatggGCCCGCtgaaggagaggggagggggctggGGCCGTCCTGggtccgccggaggagagggaggggagggggccggggggcgcgcgtgcggcggtggcggcggcaggagggaaGCGGGGAAgaggggaagagaggagagtggggggcggtcgggggggggggtgttgttTTGAGGGGGCGGTGcctgttttgccgagtgtcctacgtggacactcggtaaagggtttctttgccgacactcggcaaactttttttgaaaaaaatttaaaaaatatccaacagtttcaaaaaaataccaaattttcacacgaaccaatatatgttctctattgactatacaaaaagttttgtagtcaaaccaaacttgaccgtcacttcgactctaaatcttatcgaaccctctcaaagttactattcttcttctgagatgcttcggtttgtaatcattgtacatgatgaaatgtgcaaatccttctcaatttttttccatagcctccatgtattatatcatcacatcatgacaaatctcatgattttcagactttgcttattttttttacaatttaaaaatactactgccacacgttcatggtcgtgtttcttgaacaagatgttcgaaatttcttttcatttcatgggtcaggtctcaaattgggccaaataacatgaatatcatttttatactcattttgttccataatttgaatcacttgccgttcaaatttgacttataccaaaaatttccttgaaatacaattaattaaataaatatagcaaataaatccaaaaatataccaaattttaacatggagtaccacatgttgtatgtggggagtagaaaaaatttcgtggtgaaaagaggaaaaaaaattatttttttgccgagtgtcaaaaaaaaacactcggcaaacccccctctttgccgagtgttttttttgacactcggcgaagagggtggtttgccgagtgttttttatttgacactcggaaaagccccgatttgccgagtgttttttatttacCGAGtatttttggcttggcactcggcgaagagcttgtttgctgagtgctcggaaaaaaacactcggcaaaaaaaatacactcggcaatttttagctttcccgtagtagACACGCATCAACATTGTGAAGGATGCATAGCAGCTGATGAATGATTTGATGGTTTAGGCCTCAAAAATCATTGGTACAATACGGATGGTCTTCCCCTGTACCCCCCTTATGGTCTGCAGTTCATTCCGTTGATGCCTTTGTTTATGACCTTTTTGAGGTTCGTAAGGCAGACTGTCCGCAACCATATAAGGCGGAGGGTCCGCAACTCATTCTGTTGACTTAGTTTGATTATGTTGGTTTTGACTTTTGTAAAGCAAACGGTCCACACTCCAAGGCCGGACAATCCATCATTCTCTTTGAGTTTTCGATCTAATTTTGTGAGTTTGTGCACTTGTGCCCTGACATTTCGCCATGAGGTTCAGATAATCCGCCCCTCTACCAGTCCACCAGTAACTTCCGGATGGTCCGCAAGTTACCAGATAGTGATGTCTTGATCATTTTGTCGCAATTCTAGCTAGAGTTTGCTGATGCTTCTTGTGAGATTGCTTTCTAACTTGATTGCTAGGTTTACACTACTAGATATAGTCTTCACCAACATCCTATCACCGCTTTAGATGAACCGGCGGTCGTATCCTTTCACCGCCAAATTAGGAGGAAATGGGGCAGCGACCATTGAAACCATCGATGATGATGCTTTTTACTGCCGGTTGGTGGCTAAAACCGGGTGAAAGTATCACCGTCGGTTCTTCCTATCATTCGGTAGAGATACTTGGCACGAACCCCAAAAACGAGTTCAATCAACTTAATTTGCGTCTAGAGTCAAGCCCCCACTCTCTCCTTCTAGCACTAGCACATGCCACTTCGCCTCTCTCCCTCATGCCACACGTACActtccccttccctctctttcacacctccctccctctttgtcagggatagatccctagtactcgcaaggaaggaagaagatagactcctactaggatttccctgtaatcctactaggactcataccgtgtACTCCTCCTAGGACTCCTTCTTGTAATCCGAATAGTTCTCCCGCCTCCTGGAGTATGTAAAGGAGGCGAGGGTATCTAGATCGTCAGAAAACCAGAACCACCAACAATAGCCAACAACTAGGCTACTCAACActcaagcgcagggcgcaatatacaacacccaaacaggacgtagggtattacgctactctggtggcccgaacctatataaatccgtgtattgtgtccttgcttttaccttcaagttccaggtccggtgaTCCCCCACCGACAAATTGACTATCTTAgatactcccttggtaggttgccggtataaaacaccgacactcccTCCCTCCACTTCTTTCTCAAGAGGTCGGCGGATTCGTGCCgccttcctctgcctctcctcccccttctgCGCCGGATCTGTGCCGCCTCTCTCTGCCTCCCCTCCACTCCAGATCTAGCACGGTGGGGCCCTGGTGGCTCGGGTGACACACGGTGTGGCGGAGCTCCACCATGCATGGCGTGAGGAGTGGCAGGCCACGGGGAGGAGCAGCGTGCAGGTCGAGGTGGGGCGACGATGGcggctggaggtggaggggcgcaGCAGCCAGAGGTGGAGGTGCACATCATTGGTTTTattcttatttctttttatttttggaaaaaggCATCACCGCTGATTACCCATTCGGTGGTGATGAGACCCTATCAACACCAACCCAAATCTAACGGGAGTCCAAACCGGTGGTGATGCATAGTTTGAGGCCGATGGTGATAGGGTATGGTGCAATAGTGTTAGCAATTTGTCTACAGTTGCGTGCCTTGATGTTGATAGAAGATAGGGTCATACGAGGTTGTTTCCGGGACAGAGGCCACTATTCTCAGCTAGAATTTTTGAGGCTCCTATTTACCCCTCTAGTTGCCGTACTGATCCTTTAGAAAAAATAGCACCGGCTACGCTCACAACCTGAAGGTCTTGGATTCCTTTAGCTGATAAATTGTTCCCTTCACAAAGCCTGCCGGTGTCCCGTAGGTAGATGATAAATGTTTGTGTTGTGCCTCTTGCAGAGAAAAAATATTGTAGTTATTAGTAGTATATATATACTCTCTTCGTTCTAAATTACTAtccatttgatttttctaagtataGCTTTTactatacacctagatatatatttatgtctagatacattttaaaaattatgtatctacaaaagtcaaaacgaatagtattttgagacggagggagtaagtacGTATACATAATGTTATTTTATTATGTGagagttattttaaatataagaACAATAATGGCTGGCTATATTTCCAAGCATGTATATGATTTGGTTGCAAGAAAACTTCATAGTTGTTCAATAAAATTAGTTGAATTTTTTTGGCAACATAAATGTGATCAGGCACTCCAATTTTCTATGGAATTGTTATGCattagttattttttttaaaaaaaagatatggcACACACATTTAATTTCGTTACTCCATAGACATATATACCAAAGATCGTACTACGAAAAATGCCAATTGTCAAGAACGCGAGATTATGCACATTAAGCCATCAACTTGCCGAGATTATTATATTAGCACAAAAGGTAGTTACCTCTTACAACTCCAAATAATTACTACATGGTAACAATTGTATTGCGTACGTGGACTAGTCTCTTAGGTACAACATAtacaaaggaagaaaagaaatatatGCCTACATTAGCTATAGGGCCACAATGGATGAAGAGTATAGCCAATAAAGTTGAAATTCTGAACAATAACAAAGAGAAACAAGGAAGAATATGGCAACTAGACAAGTAGAATGAATCaaattattttgtttttgaacgaaaaaaaggaaagaataaATCAAACTCTCGTGCTACGGTAGTTCATACTCTGTAGTCTTGCTATACAGGGAGCAGGCCAGGAAATTAAAGTCTTCCATCAATCAAGTTCTCACGTCGGAGGCTCATCCTTGGCGCCACCGAGGCGGCTGGACCTGGAAGTCGCCGGGAACGTGGCCGATCGCAGCGtgtccccgccgccggacgaCGTGGTGACGGACCTCGGCGAGCCGAAGCTGATCTGGCGCGCAAAGGCCACGACGGCCTTCGCCCACCTCCGGATCTGGTTCTTGAGCTTCCCGGCGTCCACGTCCTTCAACGGCCCGGAGCCGATGCCGCTGAGCTCGAGACCAGAGAAGCAGCGGTCgtaccgcgccgccgccttctgctTACTGTTACCGCTACCGTCGCCGCCCCTGGGCATCCCGTCCTCCTCCCTCACCGCGACGGCATCGCCGCCGTTCTCTCCTCCCTCGTCGACGCGGGCCACGCGGCGCGCCGGCAGTGACTTGCTGCCCACCGACATGGACGTCGACGACGGCTCGATCGACGCGGTCTCGCTCCACTATCTAGCTCTCTGCTGCGCCGTGAAACCTCTCGATCGGCCGGGGCGGTGCGTGTGTCGCCTGACTTCGCCGCTGGCTATGAGGATCGGCGGCCGGTTCCGTAACGGCTTTTCGTTATGTATATATAGGTTGGAGCACGCGTGTGAGAGCACGGCAAGCGATCGAGCAAGAGGAAGAAGTGCTACTCGGTCGTCTCGCCGAGGCGGCTTGCTTGCTGTGCAGTGACGTGCGTGATACTCCAACTCCGATTCCATTCCCCCGCCGCGTTGTCGTTGAGGCGGACCAAGGCAAACAGTGTTAACTGGTCATCCTTGTGtaattaattaattttattttcatagAAATACTTGCTTCTACGCTTCCAttattttgagaaaaaaacaTGTGTTCGtcgaaaatgaaaaaaaaacatgtatgcACTTAATAAGAAAAATAGGTACTATCCCTCTTTTCGGATAAGTTTGGTTCGTGCTACGCCTGCTAGTTGAATTGTAATCCAACTCTAACCCACATCAATCCACATCCCAACTCACCCCATATTTATATTATCTAAACCAAGCCAATCCACCCTACTTAGTTGATAGAACTCATGGATTTGCTATAAAAAACCATGGTTTGCTATATAAATCTATGGGCTCATATAAAAAATGTGAGTCTGACGAGTGGGTCCTACGTCAGGAGCCAAACTCTAAAACTAAAATATCGtgttcacactttaaaattttagcgaaattgatcaaaatttgttggagatgacagAGTTTGACAGCCCGCTACTTTGTGCTAAATAGTATGGATAAACATACATTTGGACCCCGCATTAAGAGTTGGACCTTAGAATTAAAACAtcatgttcacaccttaaaattttagcgaatttcatcaaaatttgttggagatgacttaATTTGACTGCCCACTACTTTGTGTaaaatagtatggctaaacataCATGTGGGTCCCGCGTCAAGAGCCGGACCCAAGAATTAAACCTAACATTCACATTTTaaattttagcgaaattgatcgaaattggTTGGAGATGACTCAGTTTAAGTGTcagctactttgtgcaaaatagtatagttatatatatatatatatatatatatatatatatatatatatatatatatatatatatgtcccACGTCAAGAGTTAGACCCTCCttttcacactttaaaattttaacgaaattgattgaaatttgttaGAGATGatttagtttaataattagctacttcatgcgaAAAAAGTATAGttggacttatatgtgggcccACATCAAGAATCAGATCCTTAAATTGTTTTACGAATCAAACCAATGCAACCTACTCTAAACCACTCCTAAACTATTTTCTCTTTGGAGgaatccaaaccaaaccaacCATTTGATGAATGAGCCTATTAATAATCAATCTAAACAACTTCCAAAAGAAACCCAATCCATTAAAATCATTAAACCTAATCCAATTAGCAGGAGTGCATGCAACTTAATATATCAGAATAAAAAATCTCGAGTTTGAATCTCGACGGACAAGTGAATTATTTGTACACATCTTTCCCCGTCAACTGAGACTTTTAGGCTAAACATGCAACTTAATATAATGCAGTGAAGCCGAGAAGAATAAGGAAACAAAATGTAATTGCTATCAATATTGATAAATGAATTCTCAGATGAATGATTCACGGGAGAAGGGGAAATTACAGGATTATTTTGTCTCAAAAAGCAGGTAAATATGATTTTTTATGTCGATGTTTTGTAGCGagggaagaaagagagaaacaAAGGGCAGGTTGAGGAAATTTTCACATTTCCAACACATTTGGCACATAACAGGTGGCCTTAAGTTcggtccaaaaaaaaaaaaacaggtggCCTTAAGCACAGAATAGAATGGACCGGGGTCATCCTGTGTCGAAGTCGTAAAAGCCCACAGGAAATTAATCACCAACGAGGAACAAGTCCGCGCGCCTGAATTAGCTGGTGCTTCGAGGAATGCCAGCGTCGTTACTGATGGCAATTAGCTGGCCATCTTGTGTTTGATATTTTCAGAAATCGGGACAAAAATCTCGACTATACCTATAATCATACTTATAAACAGGTAAAATCACGCATATATTACGTACTtcttcagttttgttctgtgagatttgagagaaaaaaatttaaaaagacTTTTAAAAAGTGAGTAAGGATTTACTTTTTCAAGCATGGTTGCACATTACTTAACCAATAAGGCACAAGCAATTCAGAATTCTGTCAGATAAACCGCAGCAGTTAGCTATAGGAAATATCAACGGTGTGATCAAAATTGGAAGTGTTACTTCAATTCGAAAAAATGAACTGTATAACAgtcatgatacaatacaacaaaaACTATATACTGAAATCAGAAATTACATCAAAAGCTGAATGATTGTCACCATGATCATTAGCCCATAATTCTCCTCGTTGACACCATCTCAGACCCTACTAATTTACTTTTCATCCCGAGAGATGGGTATCTTTGCGGTTTTCACTAATTAAAAAGGGTACTCCCCAGCTAAACCAGAtcacttcttcttttttctggtCAACTCGAAAACACCCGGGTCAACAGTGCAACTATTTCGACCCGGTTCtgcccccttttccttttcgaTTTGCCCGTTTCCTTGCGCTTCTCTTTCTTGTCTGTCTTGGTTTTATTGGACTACAGTTCACACTGATAACGGCTGCTCCGGACCTCCAGACACCTCGGCATTGATCTGCAGGGGCTCTCTCAATCTCATTGCACACGTTTTCAGAAGCTTTGGATCCACAGTAGCTTCATTCTCGCAACTCTTCGTTTTCCTTATCTTACCCAAATGAAGTTAGTAGAAGGGGGAAATATTGTATTGGGGCTGAACTTCAACTTAATGCTTCAAAACAGACAGAATCTGGGTCCTCGGTGTGTTAttgaaacaaaaaaggaaaacataataTTTCTTTTCCTGCAACGTTATGAAGGTAGCCATATAACTTTTTCATTGTCTTGATGAAGTTAGATAGTATTTATTCTTCCCTTTCTGTCCCGAATTCTTCCAgttgattaaaaaaaagaaagagagtaCTTTAGTTGGGAACAATCTTGATGACAGTATTAACTATTAAGTACTATGGACTTGCTTGagattaaacatgagctgaCAAAGTTACAAACCCTATGTCTTTTTGTACCGGAGGAGTCCCATACATCCAAACAGCTGCTTGCTTGGGCACCATGAAGTGAAATAGGAAGCATCTCCGAAAATACTGGTGTGCAAGGATGGGGACAAGATCCTGCAATACCAAGAACGTACAAATTTGGATTGATTTCTCTCGATTCACAGCACCCCAGAAGAAATATATTCTGCAAATGCATTAAAACTACAGGCACTTGATCTTATGTATTATTGCATAGCATTTCTTCTACCAGATGATAATCAACTATTGGAATACGCTTCTAACTGCATCATGTAGCGATATTGGAATACGCTCTTAACTGTTTCATGTCATGTGGCGATAGCGATAGCATCATAGCAATGTCTCCCGACAGCTTTAATGTCCTATTGCTATCATAGTTTCATATTATGAAGGTTGATGGTTTGAATAATCAATCCTCGAAGCTATGAAAAATAGaaccactactggaaaacttgACATTCACCCTGAGGCTCAGTACcagttggtttttgacccgatactaatgtgagctttagtaccgggtctaatggCTAGTTCCCCAGGATCCCCccgtaaccccctttagtaccagttggggggctccaaccggtactaaaggtcacccattagtaccgggtggactcacccattagtaccgggtggtccacccggtactaatgggtgactgacgggtccatagacccagGGTCCCCAATGGGACCGCTTTCCACAAAGCTCGGCCCAACCTGCCGCGCAGCGACAACGCGCGCCTAGGCCGACCCAAATACGTGACGCCAGGCCGAGACCATGATCCGACCACCGACCGGTGCTTCCGACTAGGAAGCCTGGTCGGGGCTGGGACCACAGTCCGACACCGACCGAGTCTCCCCGACCGGGGATTTGCCATACCAACGCGCACCGCTCTTTCCCGACCGGGACGACCGACTGGGGACGCCCGCTCAGTGAAGGCCCGAGGAGCAGGTAAAGCAGATAAGGAAAGGTGCACAGGTCAACCGCCGTACAGAGGACCGTACCTCGCCACGCCCTATGCACGCACCGAATAGTGTCGCCCTGCCATGTCAGGCGGACACTGTGCTACCTGCCTGTCACAACGGAGCATGAACAGGGATGAAGGACGACGGCCATCCCGTACCCGACGATGTGGGCATCGACAAGACGAGGCAGCGCctgcgctctctctctctctgtgtgtgacTTGTAAGGTCGTCCCCTTgaactataaaaggggacgggcCCTCCACACGAAACATCTAAGCCATCAGAACTCTCTGACTCTCTCCAACACCTAGCGCATGTTTGAGCCCCTGTCACTCTCTTCCACTCGGACAAGAGCACCACTAGGTCTCAGACACCGCCTTCTCATTCCTtactcgtttgtacccccactgcaaacttcgaGCACCTAGGCTCAGGAATACAGTCGACTGACGGACCTCGAACTGGACATAGAGCCCGTTgtccgaaccagtataaatcctgtgtcattgtgtgctaggccatatccgatccaACGCACGGTAAAACTACTAATATTTACTAGTCGGCCAGATTCCGCACCGAtagtgacctttagtaccggttggagctcccaaccggcactaacttccctcctataaatcaggtgtcttcttcctcttgcctgaaccatttcctccagctcgggcttcatccattcatggcaaaataggggaggtgctgccggatttttgaccatttcatgGGGATTTTACTCagtcaagtgttctaaaggttagaaacttcatcctcacttgatacatggttagtatactaagttttatactttagagctagagtaatttgtgatttttagaataaggtacaatgaagaaatttttcatttatatgcatgtgttatttagagctcatatttgtgatttttagaataagctacaattttttgaatGCTATGTTAGTCAtttgtgttatttagagctcatattagttaaagaaattgatataaggttagaggaataatttcatagtttagtcctttacaaatatgagctaaataaattatggggaaaaatataatttgttcatattttagtcatttgcaaatatgagcgagataaattatggtacatagagataataagatgaaatagatgtatgtaattagtcatttttagaataaactacAATGGAGaatattttcatttatatgttatgtttgagctaaataaattatgggaaaaaatataatttgttcatagtttagtcacttgcaaatatgagctaaataaattgtggtacatagagatggctactgctgctggaggtagtggcgatggtagGGGCGATCGTCGTTACTCTCGtagcaaggggaaaatcatagttgccctcatgataagccgaagaaaatgagcatgtgggaaagagcaatgcttcgttatttggaaagatgtcatgaagatgctgttgtggCGGGTCAAGAACCTCCTTTTTGGTGGTCATTATGCTCCACTGCCAGTCCCGaggtttcaggtccactgaTAACTACCATCGCAGGatgcacaaataaaccacaagatgaggctgggtcagcgaaatATTCATCTTCGTCACcaaaggatgcttaaagtcctcttagataatactcagtggatggttttaTCGTAATGTATCATATTGTTTGGgtatgaaatttaaatttgtgtatttctatctaaacttttagcaacatttgcatttgttgtagtgtatcgtgttgtttgggtttgaactttaaatttgtatatttctatctaaacattaagtaacatttgagtttgtcgtagtgcaTCATGTTATTTtagtctgaaatttaaatttgtgtatttctatctaaactttcagcaacatttgagtttaataaaatttgtatcatgtttgttatgtttcatatataattctatggatgatcagaatatctttggttcggtaatactttgtagatggatgtACAGTGCAAacaaacgctccatggagtacattaatggcttacgtggttttctcgatctagcagagtccaacaagccgccctttggtttcatttgttgtccatgccgaatttgcaaaaatgagaaggattactctttgtgattcatgcctaactatttcttTGGGACCAAGCACAGGGAAAAATGAGTTATAATGGAAGATGAAGATGCAGAACaagatgataactacattcctgactggactcaaggaggtacctttgcagatgctgcaatgggcgaggatgaagaagatatgGTTGCAAAAGAAGGTCctaccgatgatctaggtcaggtgttgcgagatgcaaagaaaGATTGCGAGAATgtgaaagaaacaaagaagttCGAGCGTATGTTTGCAGAAGcatggttgcagaagaaggaAGACTGCAAGAATATGAAGGAGTCAAAGAATAGTTGCAGAAGAAGAatgactgatgggtgatgacacgattgaagagcaactagcatggttggctaggggtccatctatctcagtatcaacgttccaaggatacaagataaatgggtatacattttacacgacaacccaagatcaaaagagcacaaaccaaaatagtagtGTCTGTATAGATGTAATAGACAATAATAGAAAAAAAGACAATACTacggtgtcattgaggagatatgggaactcgactttggacctttgaaaatctcTCTGTTTTGGTTCTAATGGGTGAAACTTGCTGGAGCAGACAtaacgacagacaactatgggatgacaattgtggacctcaacaagattggatacagagacAGACCATTCGTCctactcaagttttctatgtgaaggacatgtcaagcaaaccaaaaccGAAGGGTGGTAATAAGttagatgaccagccaaagcgccacatagtttttctagggaaaagaaaaatcattagagttgaggacaaaactaacatttcagaagattatgatcagttcgatgatcttcctccattttcagtcaaGGTTGACCAAAGTATCCTCTGAGCCAAAGAGGACACTCCATACTTACGCCACAATCATAACCGAGGGATGTTcatcaagaggaaggttattaacattccattaaatgatgatgtgtaatgtattagaaccattatgttgtattttgtgGTAAAGtgacaaattaatgtaataacccattgtaatgatatgtaatgtattctatgggtttattaacaatactatttgcaaaaatctcaccctattaaacaagaactaatttttgcatggttaaaatattgaatatttcaattttttctagcaccattaaatattaaacaataaatttaggtacaattaaacaagtatatgactaagtcatggtaaacatgttaataacactataggcactatttttctaaatttttgcgtggtcaaaatatctattttttctaattttaaagttaacataagtattatgactattataacctattactaagttaaaattaataactttactatgtttgatatttgactacatataatatttttatagtgtatatctaatcaacatcaagctaacaaattattttttaatttttatgaatgttatttgatttgctacacaataaattaatataatagcatttgtaaaaaaaataaaaagatgtttcAGTCGGGAAGCCAAAACAATGGGCTacaaccccctttagtaccgagtgatAAAAATAcatggtactaaaggggggcagTTTCGTTTTGGCGTGCTCtgccccccctttagtaccgggtgtttgCTGGACCGAGTACTAAAGGCCACTAAAGGGtaggcctttagtaccagtgCAAGCTGTCACCCGGTACCAAAGGCCTTTCATACCGGGTGCTCTCTAgcatcggtactagaggggcaTATAAGCCCATTATCTTCCTCGCGCCCAACACTTAGTTGTTCATGTCATCAACCCtaatccgccgccaccgccacgctcTCCAATCCTTAGCCcgacgccgtcggcggccgtgatcctcctcctctccccgccATCCGCGTCCTCGCCAGTGGCCGCAACAACTCCGCGCACTGGCCCTTCTCCCTGATGACGTACGCCGTCGTGCCCCTTCGAAGGCCCTCGTCCGATCCCCGTGACAACGCCCCTCCATCGGCCTTCCTCCCCGCGATGCCGCCGTGCCCCGCCCCCACTCCGTTGGAGCTCCTCTCTCCCCGGCGGCCACGACGCCACCGCCCCTCCGACGGCCCTTCCCTCCCTGACATCGCAGCCCCTCTGccagccctcctcctccccgacgaTGCTGCCCCTTTGCCAGCTCTCGTCCCCACGATGCCATCGCGCCCGGACCCGCTCcgacgcgctcctcctcctcctcctccaacccggcgccgccatctccgccgcaccgccgcaCCACCGCTGTAATGacctagcctaattaaaccgTGTTTAATCTTAAGTAAGGTCATTAGAGAAAAAAGAGAACAATTGGCAGTGGTGGAGGCAAGTAAAAAGGACATttttgccctcacaagctaaacaaCTATTTATGCCATAACTCAAAATTTTgattaagaacttaaaaatctgtccaactaagagttatATAACTCAACTTctctaacaacttttatttttggtgttttgtctgaatctgagcagaagacctttaaaaactcaaaatttgaatctgcaccaatttaagaaaaacagataaagtcccaactttggagctctttatctaAAATTTTCCAATATGAACTCAAGCTCAACTATttacaaaagttttagagttttgagcccttaacaactttgactaaaggaATAAGGTCGAAATCTGCACAGAAGGCTTTGAAAACCTAGGTCAAAGTCGGCCAAATTGGTCAACTTAGCCCCAAACCTGCAAATCtaggctaagtctggaatcagTTCAACCATGCATCTTGGCATAAGCATGTCTCACAAAACATGAACAGAATGCTAGCAAAgtcctttataagagtttgagaactaagttcATACAACAATAGACCCTGGTCAAATTAACCTAAGAAGCTTTTCGAAACTGGAGCTCAAGCCAGCCAAAAATCTTGAAAAACAGCCAAATCGC encodes the following:
- the LOC117855833 gene encoding uncharacterized protein produces the protein MSVGSKSLPARRVARVDEGGENGGDAVAVREEDGMPRGGDGSGNSKQKAAARYDRCFSGLELSGIGSGPLKDVDAGKLKNQIRRWAKAVVAFARQISFGSPRSVTTSSGGGDTLRSATFPATSRSSRLGGAKDEPPT